A part of Caldicellulosiruptor owensensis OL genomic DNA contains:
- a CDS encoding amidohydrolase, producing MDILIKNTIIITCNTQNEVLKGDILIKNGKIARIAENIELSIYEQGSVKVIEGKDLIAIPGLINAHTHCGQTILRSFADDMPLYDWLFEKIFPAEEKLTKEMIYFSSLLGIAEMLRSGTTMFFDMYFHEDMTAKAVQQTGIKAVLSRGLQTDEKEDIRLDETKELFYNYSSERIKVFFGPHSIYTCSYNLLEKVAHLAQEFKTGVMIHLSESENEVNGCYEKYDMSPVKLCSRAGLFDTICIAAHCVYVDDEDIEILSEKNVSCVYNPTSNLKLGNGFAPVHNMIKSGVNVAIGTDSAASNNNLNMLEEIHIASLLEKGIYRLPDILNAQQILKMATTNAALAAGIYNTGVLQEGFCADIVLLKANDFNMLPCYNPISNVVYSSNPSNVYATIVDGQILYMDGKLFTIDEEALVREIKSIEKFLKESV from the coding sequence ATGGATATATTGATTAAAAATACTATAATTATTACTTGTAATACACAAAATGAGGTTTTAAAGGGCGATATTCTTATCAAGAATGGTAAGATTGCAAGGATAGCAGAAAATATAGAGCTATCTATTTATGAGCAAGGTAGTGTTAAAGTCATTGAAGGAAAAGATTTAATAGCCATACCGGGACTTATAAATGCACATACACACTGCGGTCAGACAATTTTGCGTTCTTTTGCAGATGATATGCCTTTATATGATTGGTTATTTGAGAAGATTTTCCCGGCAGAAGAAAAGCTTACAAAAGAGATGATTTATTTTTCTTCTCTTCTTGGCATTGCAGAGATGCTAAGAAGCGGCACAACAATGTTTTTTGATATGTACTTTCATGAAGATATGACAGCAAAAGCTGTTCAACAAACAGGCATAAAGGCAGTTTTATCACGAGGACTTCAGACAGATGAAAAAGAGGATATTAGACTTGATGAGACAAAAGAGCTGTTTTATAATTATTCAAGTGAAAGAATAAAAGTATTTTTTGGACCACATTCAATATACACTTGTTCATATAATCTTTTAGAAAAGGTTGCACATCTTGCACAAGAATTCAAAACAGGGGTAATGATACATCTTAGTGAATCAGAAAATGAGGTCAATGGATGTTATGAAAAATATGATATGTCACCTGTAAAACTATGCAGTCGGGCAGGGCTTTTTGATACAATTTGTATAGCAGCACACTGTGTATATGTAGATGATGAAGATATAGAAATATTGTCTGAGAAAAATGTATCTTGTGTTTACAATCCGACGAGCAATCTCAAACTGGGCAATGGTTTTGCACCTGTGCACAACATGATAAAGTCTGGAGTAAATGTTGCCATTGGTACAGATTCGGCAGCAAGTAACAACAACTTGAATATGCTTGAGGAGATACACATTGCCTCTTTGCTTGAAAAAGGAATATACAGATTACCAGATATTTTGAATGCCCAGCAGATTCTCAAAATGGCTACAACAAATGCAGCATTGGCAGCAGGAATTTATAACACAGGAGTTTTGCAAGAAGGTTTTTGTGCTGATATAGTCCTGCTGAAAGCAAATGATTTTAACATGCTGCCATGTTATAATCCAATTTCTAATGTTGTTTATAGTAGCAATCCTTCAAATGTGTATGCTACAATAGTGGATGGACAGATTCTTTACATGGATGGCAAACTTTTTACAATTGATGAAGAGGCTCTTGTAAGAGAGATAAAAAGTATAGAAAAATTTTTGAAAGAGAGTGTTTAG
- a CDS encoding adenosylhomocysteinase, which translates to MLLSIIKDYSLWEEGLKKINWAKRFMPILNQIKEEYGAKKPLTGLNVAISVHLEAKTANLALLLKDLGANVFVTGSNPLSTQDDVASALVHESIEVFAIRGVETSEYFVHLEKTLENNIDLIIDDGGDLTYLLHTKRQDLASRIIGGCEETTTGVIRLRALEKEGKLKFPMIAVNNAFCKHLFDNRIGTGQSTWDGIMRTTNITVAGKYVVVAGYGFCGKGIAKRAQGLGAKVIVVEVDPIKAIEAYMDGFEVMKMQEAAKLGDIFITATGCKDVIRYEHILQMRDGAILCNSGHFNVEIDIATLDKKAVKKYEARKNIHGYVLENGKEIFVIAEGRLVNLAAADGHPIEIMDMSFAIQALSSIYVVQNRKKLENRVYNVPEEIDRFVAEVKLRSLGIEIDKLTPEQEKYLESWEV; encoded by the coding sequence ATGTTATTGTCAATTATCAAAGATTATTCTTTGTGGGAAGAAGGACTCAAAAAAATTAACTGGGCAAAAAGATTTATGCCTATTTTGAATCAGATAAAAGAAGAATATGGTGCAAAAAAACCGCTCACAGGTTTGAACGTAGCAATTTCTGTTCATCTTGAGGCAAAGACAGCAAATCTTGCCTTGCTTTTGAAAGATTTGGGTGCCAATGTGTTTGTTACAGGTTCTAACCCTTTATCTACTCAGGATGATGTTGCCAGTGCTCTTGTTCATGAGAGCATTGAAGTATTTGCAATAAGAGGTGTGGAGACATCCGAATATTTTGTTCATCTTGAAAAGACTCTTGAAAATAATATAGACCTTATAATTGATGACGGAGGAGACCTGACATATCTTCTTCACACAAAAAGGCAAGATTTGGCGAGCAGAATAATTGGTGGCTGTGAAGAGACAACAACAGGTGTAATCAGGCTAAGAGCGCTTGAAAAAGAGGGCAAGCTCAAATTCCCTATGATTGCAGTCAACAATGCTTTTTGCAAACATCTCTTTGACAATCGAATTGGAACTGGTCAGTCTACTTGGGATGGGATAATGAGAACTACAAATATAACAGTTGCAGGCAAGTATGTAGTTGTTGCAGGATATGGTTTTTGTGGCAAGGGAATTGCAAAAAGAGCCCAGGGACTTGGTGCAAAAGTAATTGTTGTAGAGGTTGATCCGATCAAGGCAATAGAAGCATATATGGATGGGTTTGAAGTAATGAAAATGCAAGAAGCCGCCAAGCTTGGCGATATTTTCATTACAGCAACAGGGTGCAAGGATGTGATAAGATACGAACATATTTTGCAAATGAGAGACGGAGCAATTCTGTGCAATAGCGGGCATTTTAATGTGGAGATAGATATTGCTACGCTTGATAAAAAGGCAGTCAAAAAGTATGAGGCAAGAAAGAATATCCATGGATATGTTCTTGAAAATGGCAAAGAGATTTTTGTAATAGCAGAGGGAAGACTTGTTAACCTTGCAGCAGCAGATGGGCATCCAATAGAGATTATGGATATGTCGTTTGCAATTCAAGCTTTGTCAAGCATATATGTTGTCCAAAATCGCAAAAAATTAGAAAATAGAGTATATAATGTTCCAGAGGAAATTGACAGGTTTGTTGCCGAGGTTAAGCTAAGATCTCTTGGTATTGAAATAGACAAGCTCACACCTGAGCAGGAAAAATATCTTGAAAGTTGGGAAGTGTAA